Within the Hydrogenispora ethanolica genome, the region ATTCTGCCGCGGGTGCTGGAACCTTTCCCGGAGGTCCGGGATCTGCTGGAGACCGGAGCGATGGCGAAAGCATCCGGGGGCTGACCCGGCGCGGGGGAGTAGGAGGAAGGCGTTTTTCATGATATCATGAAATGAAGCGGACCCGGCGGGTTACGTTATAAGTTAGCGGAAACACTTCTTCAGGAGGATATCATGAGCGAAGACAAACGGTTGGGCGTGATTGCCATTATTCTTGAGAATCCCCACGATTCCCAGGCCAAGGTGAACGGTTATATCAGCGAGGCCTCGACGATCGTGGTGGGACGGATGGGGATTCCCTACCGGGAGAAGAATGTGGGGGTCCTGGCGTTGATCGTGGACGGCACCGAGAACGAGATCAACTCGCTCACCGGCAGGCTCGGCAACATCGCCGGAGTCAGCGCCAGGGCCACCCTCACCAAGAAACTTTGATTGAGGTGTTCCATGATGGAAGCGTTCCATGAGCGGCATGACGGTGATCGAAGCGATTCGGCCAGTCTGATA harbors:
- a CDS encoding TM1266 family iron-only hydrogenase system putative regulator; translated protein: MSEDKRLGVIAIILENPHDSQAKVNGYISEASTIVVGRMGIPYREKNVGVLALIVDGTENEINSLTGRLGNIAGVSARATLTKKL